Proteins encoded together in one Mycobacterium simiae window:
- a CDS encoding LLM class flavin-dependent oxidoreductase produces the protein MYTLRFDMRDPEWAAPPTDLYAAAPEMCAWAEEHGGLAAVLCEHHGSEDGYLPSPFLLAAAVAARTQRLALSLILILPFYETVRLAEDMAVLDILSNGRASYILALGYRPEEFEHFGVSIKTRGRLCDEKLALLRRLLAGETVVEDGRQIRVTPRPLTAGGPGLMWGGGTVAAARRAGRYGLGMLGNANAPGMQEAYEEACREHGHQPGPTMFPTRDTPSVVFVADDVDRAWKELGDHLLHDVRTYAAWNPGDETTAGFSHVNTVDELRDTGTSHVIISVPEAVSRVRAGQILNLSPLCGGLPPEIAWPYLRRVGEVVLPEARG, from the coding sequence GTGTACACACTGCGCTTCGACATGCGCGATCCCGAATGGGCAGCGCCCCCAACCGATCTGTACGCCGCGGCACCCGAGATGTGCGCCTGGGCTGAAGAGCACGGCGGTCTGGCCGCCGTGCTGTGCGAGCACCACGGCTCCGAGGACGGCTACCTGCCGTCGCCGTTCCTGCTGGCGGCGGCAGTCGCAGCCCGGACACAGCGCCTGGCGTTGAGCCTGATTCTGATACTGCCGTTCTACGAGACCGTGCGGCTCGCCGAAGACATGGCGGTCCTCGACATCCTCAGCAATGGGCGGGCGTCCTACATCCTGGCGTTGGGCTACCGGCCCGAGGAGTTTGAACACTTCGGGGTGTCGATAAAGACCCGAGGTCGCCTCTGCGACGAGAAACTCGCGCTGTTACGGCGACTGCTCGCCGGTGAGACCGTGGTCGAAGACGGGCGCCAGATACGCGTGACGCCGCGCCCGCTGACCGCCGGCGGACCGGGACTGATGTGGGGCGGCGGGACGGTCGCTGCGGCTCGTCGGGCCGGCAGGTACGGGCTGGGCATGTTGGGCAACGCCAACGCTCCGGGCATGCAGGAGGCTTACGAAGAGGCCTGCCGCGAGCATGGGCACCAGCCCGGGCCGACCATGTTTCCCACCCGGGATACCCCTTCGGTCGTGTTCGTCGCCGACGACGTCGACCGGGCCTGGAAGGAGCTCGGCGATCATCTGCTGCACGACGTGCGTACCTATGCGGCATGGAATCCCGGGGATGAGACAACGGCCGGCTTCTCGCATGTGAACACCGTCGACGAGCTACGTGACACGGGCACGTCGCACGTCATTATCTCTGTGCCAGAAGCAGTTTCGAGGGTACGCGCGGGACAGATACTCAACCTCTCGCCACTATGCGGCGGGCTGCCGCCGGAGATCGCGTGGCCGTATCTGCGGCGCGTCGGCGAGGTGGTGCTACCCGAGGCGCGCGGGTGA
- a CDS encoding DMT family transporter, translating to MGTTGIAALLAVAAALMVGIGDVAEQRSAQQVTDKSVSTPALFVRLLRDPRWWLGTLVAAGGFGLQAAALGLGSVVLVQALSVTSLLFALLISSITNHRKISRGQAIWALLLATAVTAVVTVGNPQAGTARGSVKTWAIVASVLGPVLLLCLIGSRLTSGWRSALLQGLMSGTLWGLFSVLTKGVVDQLGHGIPQLLKTPELYVWVLLAIAATAREQSAFRAGPLTASLPAVTIAEPLVGSVLGIAVLGETLNTDHLGMVALALSVAVMAAAVVALAHSQAIDGPADAVRSDSPRTDAV from the coding sequence ATGGGAACAACCGGAATCGCGGCGCTGCTCGCCGTGGCGGCCGCCCTGATGGTCGGCATCGGCGACGTCGCCGAACAACGATCCGCCCAGCAGGTCACCGACAAATCGGTCAGCACCCCCGCCCTATTCGTGCGGCTGCTTCGCGACCCGCGGTGGTGGTTGGGCACTCTCGTGGCCGCTGGCGGATTCGGGCTGCAGGCGGCGGCCCTCGGCCTGGGCTCCGTGGTCCTCGTGCAGGCGTTGTCGGTGACTTCGCTACTGTTCGCGTTGCTCATCAGCAGTATCACCAACCACCGCAAAATATCGCGCGGGCAAGCGATTTGGGCCCTCCTGCTCGCCACGGCCGTCACGGCGGTGGTCACGGTTGGCAATCCGCAGGCGGGAACGGCACGCGGGTCGGTCAAGACGTGGGCCATCGTGGCGTCGGTGCTGGGGCCGGTCCTATTGCTGTGCCTGATCGGTTCGCGCCTGACCTCGGGGTGGCGCAGCGCGTTGCTGCAGGGGCTCATGTCGGGCACGTTGTGGGGTCTGTTTTCGGTGCTCACCAAAGGTGTGGTCGATCAGCTCGGCCACGGCATCCCGCAACTGCTGAAGACACCAGAACTGTACGTTTGGGTGCTCCTGGCGATCGCCGCGACCGCCAGGGAGCAGTCTGCGTTTCGAGCCGGCCCACTGACCGCATCCCTTCCCGCCGTGACGATCGCCGAGCCGCTCGTCGGGTCAGTGCTCGGTATCGCGGTCCTCGGCGAGACGCTGAACACCGACCATCTCGGCATGGTTGCGCTGGCTCTGTCTGTCGCGGTGATGGCGGCGGCGGTGGTGGCACTGGCACACAGCCAGGCCATCGACGGCCCGGCCGACGCTGTGCGGTCAGATTCGCCGCGAACCGATGCGGTGTAG
- a CDS encoding bleomycin resistance protein: MKFTSVAPIVPVRNLDLALERYRRLGFDTRAYAGPERYGFVDRGPVSMHLTEWAEHDPLQTAASVYFYVSDADALHAEWAALKELDGRLLAPADTAYGLREFAYIDPDGTLHRIGSRRI; this comes from the coding sequence ATCAAGTTCACGTCGGTGGCGCCGATCGTGCCCGTCCGCAACTTGGACCTGGCGCTGGAGCGCTACCGCCGACTCGGATTCGACACCCGCGCCTACGCCGGACCCGAGCGGTACGGTTTCGTGGACCGGGGCCCGGTGTCGATGCATCTCACCGAGTGGGCCGAGCACGATCCGTTGCAGACCGCGGCCAGCGTGTACTTCTACGTCAGCGACGCCGACGCTCTCCACGCGGAATGGGCGGCGCTGAAAGAGCTCGACGGACGCCTCCTGGCGCCAGCTGACACTGCTTATGGTTTAAGGGAATTCGCCTACATCGACCCCGACGGCACGCTACACCGCATCGGTTCGCGGCGAATCTGA
- a CDS encoding sensor domain-containing protein, with amino-acid sequence MGKLAGAPLANAVPIVPIAIAIATAVTTLTAACDSNGGGTGVTYSTVPSTTATKQPVPAAALPNLFLTSVQVDKILAVTGSRTDRLSDTLQEDQTVGAFAKGYKFPEECLYVMSPAIAPVYSNSGSMAVRGERIAVPPAHPTDPSPNANQFVVLFPSATEANAFFTHSAERWPACANRQDNVPGGNADAASIEWKVGPVSNVDGVLNTTVFVRLSKNDETRSQTCQRALTVRNNVAIDVAGCRPDPGTVGVQIANQIASNVDKQ; translated from the coding sequence ATGGGCAAGCTTGCGGGCGCCCCCCTCGCCAACGCCGTCCCCATCGTCCCCATCGCCATCGCCATAGCCACTGCCGTCACGACGTTGACCGCTGCGTGCGACAGCAACGGGGGCGGCACCGGCGTCACCTACTCCACGGTGCCCAGCACGACTGCCACCAAGCAGCCGGTCCCCGCGGCCGCACTGCCGAACCTGTTCCTCACGTCGGTCCAGGTCGACAAGATACTGGCGGTGACCGGGTCGAGGACTGACAGATTGTCCGACACACTGCAGGAAGACCAAACCGTCGGCGCATTCGCGAAGGGATACAAGTTCCCCGAGGAGTGCCTGTACGTCATGAGTCCGGCCATCGCGCCGGTGTACAGCAACAGCGGGAGTATGGCCGTACGTGGCGAGCGGATCGCAGTTCCTCCCGCTCACCCGACCGATCCGAGCCCCAACGCAAATCAGTTTGTAGTGCTGTTCCCGTCGGCCACCGAAGCGAACGCGTTCTTCACTCACTCGGCCGAACGGTGGCCGGCTTGCGCCAACCGGCAGGACAACGTCCCCGGCGGTAACGCCGACGCGGCCAGCATCGAGTGGAAGGTCGGGCCGGTTTCCAACGTCGACGGGGTGTTGAACACGACCGTGTTCGTGCGGCTGAGCAAAAACGACGAGACCAGATCGCAGACGTGTCAGCGAGCGCTGACAGTGCGCAACAATGTGGCGATCGACGTTGCTGGCTGTCGCCCAGACCCGGGCACCGTGGGAGTCCAGATCGCCAACCAAATCGCCAGCAACGTCGACAAACAATAG
- a CDS encoding DoxX family protein, producing MTTTSAIPPRATQAAAYRSAAMLIGIGTVHFLAPKPFDAIVPAELPGNQRFYTYASGIAEIAIGALLLPRRTRRSAALAAVLLYVSVFPANINMCRLWWSKSWPMRIFSFARLPLQIPMITTALKIRRDS from the coding sequence ATGACCACCACATCCGCCATACCCCCGCGGGCGACACAGGCCGCCGCATACCGCTCTGCAGCAATGTTGATCGGCATCGGCACGGTGCACTTCCTGGCCCCCAAACCATTCGACGCGATAGTCCCCGCCGAACTGCCTGGCAATCAACGCTTCTATACCTACGCGTCCGGTATTGCGGAGATCGCCATCGGCGCCTTGCTGCTGCCGCGACGGACGCGGCGGTCGGCCGCGCTGGCGGCCGTGCTGCTGTACGTCAGCGTGTTCCCGGCGAACATCAATATGTGCCGGCTGTGGTGGAGCAAATCGTGGCCGATGCGGATATTTTCCTTCGCCCGGCTGCCGCTGCAGATACCGATGATCACCACGGCGCTCAAGATCAGGCGCGACAGCTAG
- a CDS encoding TetR/AcrR family transcriptional regulator, with protein MGRKGWGGAPPADDEEARKRIVDAAIHSIEWRGPQQTSLSVIAADLGVTRPTIYRYFASLEELLSAASDIALGGWTTRIADLTANFDDPVELLVEAVAFLVERLPEEPLLMMLLETDHSRSMSRQMVLGESVRRSRVLLESTEIDWAALGYRHRDFDDLVEYLLRLIQSLVLVPPDPPRSTTELRSLLRHWIGPVVQTPPPRRGPTCD; from the coding sequence ATGGGCCGAAAAGGTTGGGGTGGAGCACCACCGGCTGACGACGAGGAAGCGCGCAAGCGCATAGTGGACGCGGCGATTCACAGCATCGAATGGCGGGGACCGCAGCAAACCAGCCTGTCGGTGATTGCGGCCGATCTCGGGGTCACCCGGCCCACCATCTATCGGTACTTCGCCTCGCTCGAGGAATTGCTGAGCGCTGCGAGCGATATCGCCCTCGGCGGCTGGACCACCCGGATCGCCGATCTCACTGCGAACTTTGACGATCCGGTGGAGTTGTTGGTCGAGGCCGTGGCTTTTCTCGTCGAACGCCTACCGGAAGAACCCTTGTTGATGATGCTATTGGAGACCGACCACAGCCGGTCGATGAGCCGGCAGATGGTCCTGGGCGAGTCCGTGCGACGCTCACGCGTGTTGCTGGAAAGCACCGAGATCGACTGGGCCGCCTTGGGTTACCGTCACAGAGATTTCGACGATCTGGTCGAGTACCTGCTTCGGCTGATCCAATCGCTGGTATTGGTGCCGCCGGATCCGCCCCGTTCAACCACGGAGTTGCGGTCTTTGTTGCGGCATTGGATCGGTCCGGTAGTGCAAACACCACCGCCTCGTCGGGGCCCAACGTGCGACTGA
- a CDS encoding thiolase family protein yields the protein MGTPVIVGAVRTAIGRSFKGTLVNTPPETLITAVLPEVVRRSGVDPSAIDDIIFAESHYGGGDLARYAATATGLEQVPGQSVNRHCAGSLTAIGNAAAQIGSGMERVLIAGGVQSLSMTPLTNWRIPGPELKFEERWMPPTHVETPDAPAKDMSITVGWNTAQSVGITREEMDAWAARSHQRAVAAQDAGKFVDEILPLKITQVDGSVTEFAVDEHPRRDTTVEKLAGLKVLHPEIEGFSITAGNSSGTNDAAAAVALVDSDYARAEKLNVMGTVKAWAAAGVPARDCGLGAVKVIGKVLDRAGLSPGDVALWEINEAFASVPIAACRQYGLDEEKVNFSGSGCSLGHPIAASGARMVTTLVYELARRGGGVGVAAMCAGGGQGGAVVVEV from the coding sequence ATGGGTACACCCGTCATCGTCGGAGCTGTCCGGACGGCCATCGGCCGCTCGTTCAAAGGCACCCTGGTCAACACGCCGCCCGAGACGCTGATCACCGCGGTGCTGCCGGAAGTGGTCCGCCGCTCGGGGGTCGACCCGTCGGCCATCGATGACATCATCTTCGCCGAATCCCATTACGGCGGCGGTGATTTGGCACGCTACGCGGCCACCGCCACCGGCCTGGAGCAGGTACCCGGCCAGTCGGTCAACCGGCACTGCGCGGGCAGCCTGACCGCCATCGGCAACGCCGCCGCGCAGATCGGCTCCGGGATGGAGCGCGTACTGATCGCCGGCGGTGTGCAGTCGTTGTCGATGACGCCGCTGACGAATTGGCGCATCCCGGGCCCCGAGCTGAAGTTCGAGGAGCGTTGGATGCCGCCGACCCACGTCGAGACGCCGGATGCACCCGCCAAGGACATGTCGATCACGGTCGGCTGGAACACCGCGCAGTCGGTCGGAATCACGCGTGAGGAGATGGACGCCTGGGCGGCGCGTTCCCATCAGCGTGCCGTAGCGGCGCAGGACGCCGGCAAATTCGTCGACGAGATCCTGCCGCTGAAGATCACTCAGGTGGATGGCTCGGTCACCGAGTTCGCCGTCGACGAGCACCCGCGTCGTGACACTACCGTCGAGAAGCTCGCCGGCCTCAAGGTCTTGCACCCAGAGATCGAGGGTTTCTCGATCACGGCCGGAAACAGCAGCGGCACCAACGATGCCGCGGCGGCCGTCGCGCTGGTCGACAGTGACTACGCGCGAGCCGAGAAGCTGAACGTGATGGGCACGGTCAAGGCGTGGGCCGCCGCGGGCGTGCCGGCGCGAGACTGCGGGCTGGGTGCGGTCAAGGTGATCGGCAAGGTGCTGGATCGCGCCGGACTGTCACCGGGCGACGTCGCCCTCTGGGAGATCAACGAGGCATTCGCGTCGGTGCCGATCGCGGCGTGCCGTCAGTACGGCCTCGACGAGGAGAAGGTGAACTTTTCCGGCAGCGGCTGCAGTCTTGGTCACCCCATCGCGGCCTCGGGTGCGCGCATGGTCACCACGCTGGTCTACGAGCTGGCCCGGCGTGGCGGCGGCGTCGGTGTCGCGGCGATGTGCGCCGGAGGTGGCCAGGGCGGCGCCGTCGTCGTCGAGGTCTGA
- a CDS encoding MalY/PatB family protein yields MKWRAHPADVLPLWVAEMDVNLPPTVAEALRAAIDIGDTGYPSGTALAEAVSEFASRRWQWHDVEVSRTAIVPDVMLGIVEVLRLITEAGDAVVVNPPVYAPFYAFVTHSGRRIVEAPLDAEGRIALDALEETFVRARASSRRVAYLLCNPHNPTGTVHTAAELRGVAERARRSRVRVVADEIHAPVVLPGSRFTPYLSVPGAEDAFALMSASKAWNLSGIKAALAIAGPAAAVDLHRLPEEVSHGPSHLGVIAHAEAFRSADDWLDALLQGLDSNRVLLSDLVAQHLPGVAYRHPQGTYLAWLDCRRLGFEEDAADGLAVVSDLSGPARWFLDQARVALSSGHVFGTNGSGYVRLNFATSQGILTEAITRMGRALAANPRRKSTN; encoded by the coding sequence ATGAAGTGGCGCGCGCATCCCGCCGATGTGTTGCCGTTGTGGGTCGCCGAGATGGACGTCAACCTGCCGCCCACCGTCGCCGAGGCACTGCGGGCCGCGATCGACATCGGCGACACCGGCTATCCGTCAGGCACCGCGCTCGCCGAGGCGGTCAGCGAATTCGCTTCCCGCCGTTGGCAATGGCACGACGTCGAAGTAAGTCGCACCGCAATCGTTCCCGACGTCATGCTCGGCATCGTCGAGGTCTTGCGTCTTATCACCGAGGCCGGCGACGCGGTCGTCGTCAACCCGCCGGTATACGCGCCGTTCTACGCGTTCGTCACGCACTCCGGGCGCCGGATCGTGGAGGCGCCGCTCGACGCCGAGGGAAGAATCGCGCTGGACGCGTTGGAGGAAACGTTCGTCCGCGCCCGCGCGTCGAGCCGACGGGTCGCCTACTTGCTGTGCAATCCGCATAACCCGACGGGAACGGTGCACACCGCAGCGGAATTGCGCGGCGTCGCCGAGCGCGCGCGGCGGTCTCGGGTGCGAGTGGTGGCGGACGAGATTCACGCCCCCGTGGTGTTGCCGGGATCGCGGTTCACCCCGTACCTCAGCGTCCCTGGGGCCGAGGACGCGTTCGCGCTGATGTCGGCGTCCAAGGCGTGGAATCTTTCCGGCATCAAGGCCGCCCTGGCGATTGCCGGACCCGCGGCGGCGGTGGATCTGCACCGCCTGCCCGAAGAGGTCAGTCACGGGCCGAGTCATCTCGGCGTCATCGCGCACGCGGAGGCGTTCCGGAGCGCCGACGACTGGCTCGACGCACTGCTGCAGGGACTGGATTCCAATCGTGTGTTGCTGAGTGACCTGGTGGCGCAACACCTTCCGGGAGTCGCCTATCGACACCCGCAGGGCACTTACCTGGCCTGGCTCGACTGCCGGCGACTCGGTTTCGAAGAAGACGCCGCCGACGGTCTCGCGGTGGTGTCCGACCTGTCCGGGCCGGCTCGCTGGTTCCTCGACCAGGCCCGCGTCGCACTGAGCTCCGGCCACGTTTTCGGCACCAACGGATCCGGTTATGTCCGGCTGAACTTCGCCACCTCCCAAGGCATTCTCACCGAGGCGATCACCCGCATGGGCCGTGCACTCGCTGCGAACCCGCGACGTAAGAGCACAAATTAG
- a CDS encoding 3'(2'),5'-bisphosphate nucleotidase CysQ codes for MSDHALAARLATEAGKLLLGVREEFADAEASERKAAGDKRSHDFLIEALAGERPRDAVLSEEGADDPVRLRSERVWIVDPLDGTREFSELGRDDWAVHVALWQAGELIAGAVALPAQRVTLATPRVDPPPAAPAKPRIVVSRTRPPAIALAVRDALDGTLVEMGSAGAKVASIVQGQSDVYVHAGGQFEWDSAAPVAVARAAGLHTSRIDGSVLLYNQADPKLPDLVVCRPELAEAVLAVTR; via the coding sequence ATGAGTGACCACGCACTGGCCGCCCGTTTGGCCACCGAAGCCGGGAAGTTGTTGCTCGGGGTCCGTGAGGAGTTCGCCGACGCCGAGGCGAGCGAGCGGAAAGCGGCGGGGGACAAGAGATCCCATGACTTTCTGATCGAGGCGCTAGCCGGCGAGCGACCCCGGGATGCCGTCCTGTCCGAGGAAGGTGCCGACGACCCGGTACGGCTGCGATCGGAGCGGGTGTGGATCGTTGACCCGCTCGACGGTACCCGGGAGTTCTCCGAGCTCGGCCGCGACGACTGGGCCGTGCACGTCGCGCTGTGGCAAGCCGGCGAGCTGATCGCCGGCGCGGTGGCATTGCCGGCCCAGCGAGTCACGTTGGCCACCCCGCGGGTGGACCCGCCGCCGGCCGCGCCGGCCAAGCCGCGCATCGTCGTGTCGCGCACCCGGCCACCGGCGATCGCGCTGGCGGTGCGCGACGCCCTGGACGGCACCCTGGTGGAAATGGGTTCCGCCGGAGCCAAGGTGGCATCGATCGTCCAGGGCCAGTCCGATGTCTACGTGCACGCCGGCGGGCAATTCGAGTGGGATTCGGCCGCCCCCGTGGCGGTGGCCCGCGCGGCGGGACTGCACACGTCGCGCATTGATGGATCGGTATTGCTATACAACCAGGCCGATCCCAAGCTGCCGGATCTGGTGGTGTGCCGTCCCGAGCTTGCCGAGGCGGTACTCGCTGTCACGCGCTGA
- a CDS encoding haloalkane dehalogenase has protein sequence MDVLRTPDSRFENLEGYPFVANYIDVAASDSPPVRMHFLDEGPSDGPPIVLLHGEPTWSYLYRTMIPPLAEAGSRVLAPDLIGFGRSDKPSRIEDYSYLRHVEWVTSWFERLRLRDVTLFVQDWGSLIGLRIAAEQSDRIARVVVANGFLPTAQQRPSPGFLAWRAFARYSPVLPAGRIVAAGTVRRVPPKVRAGYDAPFPNKTYQAAARAFPQLVPISPDDPAVPANRAAWDALGQWEKPFLAIFGARDPILGQADRPLIRHVPGAADQPHARIRASHFIQEDSGPELAERVLSWMKPLL, from the coding sequence ATGGATGTGCTGCGAACCCCGGACTCCCGATTCGAAAACTTGGAAGGCTATCCGTTCGTAGCGAATTACATCGATGTGGCAGCCAGCGACTCCCCTCCTGTCCGCATGCATTTCCTGGACGAGGGACCGTCCGACGGCCCGCCGATCGTGTTACTGCACGGCGAGCCCACCTGGAGCTACCTCTACCGCACGATGATCCCACCGCTGGCTGAAGCCGGGAGCCGGGTACTTGCGCCGGACCTGATTGGTTTCGGGCGCTCGGACAAACCCAGCCGCATCGAGGACTACAGCTACCTGCGGCACGTGGAGTGGGTGACATCGTGGTTCGAGCGGCTCCGCCTGAGAGACGTCACCCTGTTCGTCCAGGACTGGGGCTCGCTGATCGGTCTGCGCATCGCCGCCGAACAGAGCGACCGCATCGCGCGCGTGGTGGTCGCAAACGGCTTTCTGCCCACCGCCCAGCAGCGGCCCTCGCCCGGATTCTTGGCGTGGCGAGCTTTTGCGCGATACTCCCCTGTGCTGCCCGCGGGGCGCATCGTCGCGGCCGGAACCGTCCGCCGGGTTCCGCCCAAAGTGCGCGCCGGCTACGACGCGCCGTTTCCGAACAAGACGTATCAGGCCGCGGCGCGGGCATTCCCGCAATTGGTGCCAATCTCTCCGGACGACCCGGCCGTTCCGGCCAATCGAGCGGCATGGGACGCGTTGGGCCAGTGGGAAAAACCGTTCCTGGCTATCTTCGGCGCGCGCGATCCGATTTTGGGGCAGGCCGACCGCCCGCTGATCAGGCACGTCCCCGGGGCCGCCGACCAGCCGCATGCCCGCATCAGGGCGAGCCATTTCATTCAGGAGGACAGCGGACCGGAGTTGGCCGAACGCGTGCTGTCCTGGATGAAGCCCCTGCTCTGA
- a CDS encoding DUF2505 domain-containing protein: protein MPRSFDVLTESPASVEQIHAAFSSEDYWRARIAIGEASTTLDSLTVGSDGAVAVQVTQHVGRALLPSMVTKFAPADLKLVHSETWKPAGDGQVRGQVNVTTSPKVGSGRAEAWLEPIDNGTQLRFAVKVEVKIPLVGGKLEKSLGASLAESIPAVQRFTTTWIAEHS, encoded by the coding sequence ATGCCTCGCTCATTCGATGTCCTGACCGAATCACCGGCCAGTGTGGAACAAATCCATGCGGCGTTCAGCAGTGAAGACTACTGGCGGGCACGCATCGCCATCGGGGAAGCGTCGACCACGCTGGATTCGTTGACCGTTGGCTCCGACGGCGCGGTAGCGGTGCAGGTCACTCAGCACGTCGGCCGCGCCCTGCTGCCGAGCATGGTCACCAAGTTCGCGCCCGCCGACCTCAAGCTCGTACACAGCGAGACATGGAAGCCCGCCGGTGACGGTCAAGTGCGCGGCCAGGTCAACGTCACCACGTCTCCCAAGGTGGGGTCGGGTCGCGCCGAAGCCTGGCTGGAGCCCATCGACAACGGCACCCAGCTCCGCTTCGCCGTCAAGGTGGAGGTCAAGATCCCGTTGGTTGGCGGCAAACTCGAAAAGTCCCTGGGCGCCAGTCTGGCCGAGAGCATCCCCGCGGTGCAGCGATTCACCACGACCTGGATCGCCGAACACTCCTGA
- a CDS encoding sensor domain-containing protein: MRQLSLVVAVTTAGLLVAACGGDDKGGTAASSTTTTTTSKPPLAPAALPNLLLTPPEVDSVLAVTGSKTDKTFDALQEDKSAEVFPKGYTFPAECLYITGEALAPIYGGSGNTAVHGERDLAPIPPESNDPNPDVSQFVVLFPSAQQASAFFDSSSQRWPACANRDDTVPGGGADAPNVHWKVGPVSNANGILSTSVSVTLSKDGDSMSQSCQRALTVRNNVVIDTEACRKNPGDAAVNVAKQIAVKVDKQ, from the coding sequence ATGCGTCAGCTATCACTCGTCGTCGCCGTCACCACCGCCGGGCTATTGGTCGCGGCCTGCGGAGGAGATGACAAGGGCGGCACCGCCGCGTCGTCGACGACGACCACCACCACCTCGAAACCGCCCCTGGCACCCGCCGCGCTACCGAACCTGCTGCTCACGCCGCCCGAGGTTGACAGCGTGCTCGCTGTCACCGGTTCGAAGACCGACAAAACGTTCGACGCCCTGCAAGAAGACAAAAGCGCCGAGGTCTTCCCGAAGGGATACACGTTCCCCGCCGAGTGCCTGTACATCACCGGCGAGGCCTTGGCGCCCATTTACGGTGGCAGCGGAAACACCGCGGTGCACGGCGAGCGCGATCTTGCGCCCATTCCGCCGGAGTCGAATGATCCAAACCCCGACGTAAGCCAATTCGTGGTGTTGTTCCCGTCCGCCCAGCAAGCGAGCGCCTTCTTCGACAGCTCGTCGCAGCGCTGGCCCGCGTGCGCCAACCGCGACGACACCGTTCCCGGCGGCGGTGCGGACGCCCCGAACGTCCATTGGAAGGTCGGTCCGGTATCTAACGCCAACGGAATCTTGAGCACCAGCGTCAGCGTGACATTGAGCAAGGACGGCGACTCGATGTCCCAGAGCTGCCAGCGTGCGCTCACCGTCCGCAATAACGTGGTGATCGACACCGAGGCGTGCCGCAAGAATCCCGGGGACGCGGCCGTCAACGTCGCCAAGCAGATCGCCGTCAAGGTCGACAAGCAATAG
- a CDS encoding cupin domain-containing protein: protein MSTQLSKHVASLTEGELVEESHLGSITRLTADVFPILKGMSIKRLLVNPGAMRTPHWHANANELTYCVSGTALVSVLDTGSRFASFVVRAGEMFHIDSGSLHHIENIGTETAEFVITFRSERPEDFGLGAAFGAMTDAVLGNTYDLPASDFAAMRRSTVDRALAARDGDPDVPATAYFDDPHKFSVDAMTPPVSNAVGSARTARVQYWPALKDLSMYSLRIREDGMREPHWHPITAEMGYVNKGAARMTVMNPGGELDTWYLRQGDVYFIPRAYPHHIEVFDAPEMHFCIFFDQPTPADIGYRTSISAYSRKVLAATFDTHIDDLPDFPFTKTDPLIVNRINPVDAHAVGEPHV, encoded by the coding sequence ATGTCCACGCAGTTAAGCAAACACGTCGCCTCGTTGACCGAAGGTGAGCTGGTCGAGGAGTCCCATCTGGGTTCGATCACACGGCTGACCGCCGACGTCTTCCCCATCCTGAAGGGGATGTCGATCAAACGGCTGCTCGTCAACCCCGGCGCGATGCGCACCCCGCACTGGCATGCCAACGCCAACGAATTAACCTATTGCGTTTCGGGTACCGCTCTGGTCTCAGTGCTCGACACCGGGAGCCGATTCGCTTCCTTCGTGGTCCGCGCGGGCGAGATGTTCCACATCGACTCCGGCTCCCTGCACCACATCGAGAACATTGGAACGGAGACAGCCGAATTCGTCATTACCTTCCGCAGTGAGCGTCCCGAGGACTTCGGGCTGGGCGCCGCATTCGGAGCAATGACCGACGCGGTGCTGGGCAACACCTATGACCTGCCGGCCTCGGACTTCGCCGCCATGCGGCGCAGCACCGTCGACCGCGCGTTGGCCGCCCGCGACGGCGACCCCGACGTGCCGGCAACCGCTTACTTCGACGACCCGCACAAGTTCTCCGTCGACGCGATGACGCCGCCTGTCAGCAATGCGGTCGGCTCGGCGCGCACCGCACGAGTGCAGTACTGGCCGGCGCTGAAGGACCTGTCGATGTACTCGTTGCGCATTCGCGAGGATGGGATGCGCGAGCCGCACTGGCATCCGATCACCGCAGAGATGGGATACGTCAACAAGGGCGCGGCGCGGATGACCGTGATGAACCCCGGCGGCGAGCTGGACACCTGGTACCTGCGCCAGGGCGACGTGTACTTCATCCCGCGCGCCTATCCCCACCACATCGAGGTGTTCGATGCTCCCGAGATGCACTTCTGCATTTTCTTCGACCAGCCCACCCCCGCCGATATCGGTTACCGGACGTCGATCAGCGCATACTCGCGCAAAGTGCTGGCGGCCACGTTCGACACCCACATCGACGACCTGCCCGACTTCCCGTTCACCAAGACCGACCCGCTGATCGTCAACCGGATCAACCCCGTCGACGCTCACGCCGTCGGGGAACCTCATGTCTAG